In a genomic window of Chroicocephalus ridibundus chromosome 18, bChrRid1.1, whole genome shotgun sequence:
- the THY1 gene encoding thy-1 membrane glycoprotein produces the protein MNPTIGIAVILTVLQAAHCQMIKDLSACLLGQSLRVDCRYENKTSNPLTYEFSITKDNRKHVIHSTISVSENIYRSRANVTMHKNLVCLYLQSFTTSDEGVYMCELRATNDYTGNQIKNITVIKDKLEKCAGFSLLIQNTSWLLLLLLSLPLLQAVDFVSL, from the exons ATGAACCCCACCATCGGCATCGCTGTCATCCTGACAG TCCTCCAGGCTGCCCACTGCCAGATGATCAAGGACCTGAGTGCCTGCCTGCTGGGCCAGAGCCTCCGGGTGGACTGCCGTTATGAGAACAAAACCAGCAACCCCCTGACCTACGAGTTCAGCATCACCAAGGACAACAGGAAGCACGTCATCCACAGCACCATCAGCGTCTCCGAGAACATCTACCGGAGCCGAGCCAATGTCACCATGCACAAAAACCTGGTGTGCCTCTACCTGCAGAGCTTCACCACCAGTGATGAGGGTGTCTACATGTGCGAGCTAAGGGCCACCAACGACTACACCGGCAACCAGATAAAGAACATCACTGTCATCAAAG ACAAACTGGAGAAATGCGCCGGCTTCAGCCTCTTGATCCAGAACACTTCgtggctcctgctgcttctcctttccctgcctcttctGCAAGCTGTGGACTTCGTGTCCctgtga